A window of Halichoerus grypus chromosome 15, mHalGry1.hap1.1, whole genome shotgun sequence genomic DNA:
CACTTTTGTCTGATCATCTGTAGTACTCGAGTTACAGAAATAGTACTTGTACAGAATGTATTCATGTGCAAAACGATCATTTATTTAGCAccaaaatcaaattataaaaacattgGTTCCATCTTGAAACATgcactttaaaaattctaagtttGCAGGGAGACATCTGCACAATCCGGATCCCCAAAGCCCTCTGTAATTTCTAATGACAAAGACAACTGGCACTCATTGTGGGAAGTCAACGCGGAGACAACGACCCTTCGAACGGGGTGGCCTACAGGGAATGATGCTTCTTCTCAGCCCCAGGTTTCTGCCTTGATCTCCAGGGAAGAGCTCTGTGCTTGCTGAAACAGATCCTCAGTAAATGGTGAGGAATCCTCCAGGTAATAACGCTGCTGAATTTACTGAAGAGGAAAAACATCGTCAAGGTCTGCTGCCTCCTTACATTTGCCACGTGAAGCTTCTCAAACGGGGCCCTTCCTAACCAGCCACCCTAAAGTCCAGCTTTCAGTGTAAGAAGGGCTGGTTAACACCCTTTAATAACTACTTTGCGATTCCAAATGACTCCCTGGCAGCTTTTCTAGGGAGGGAAGGAACTGCTGTGCAGGTGGCTCTGAAGATCTCCAGACAAAAGCCAGGCTTGGGTTAACCACTTCCCATCCAGGCTGACTGCAGAGATCTGTGACGTCCAGACCCCAAAGCCCCGATGACAGACGAGGAAAGCAATACTTTCCCTTTAGTAGAAGCCTCGCCACTCATctgccttctccttttccttctttattcttgGCAACTGTCTTTGGAAATTGGGGTAACTCCCCACAGGCAGGGGACACAAGTAAGACCGGCATCCTGGGAGTGCTATCCTCTGAGCACCCACGAGGAAGATGGAGCAGTTAAGCTCCAGAGAACATTTGTGAGCAGGCGGAGATGGCCCATTTGTACCTGTCCTTTGGAGCTAGTGAAACTGGACATTGGAGGCTGTCACACTCCCGGGTACAAGAGATCCCAGTTCCAACTGTACTTCGATGCATGTATTAACCATCCTTCTTTATGAAGGACTTTGGTGTCTCCACGGCTGGGGGTTCATGGGGTAAGTAGGCCTGGGCTGTGGGTCAGCGGTGGGACAGTCTCGTGTGCCTTATAGGCCAGGGACATCCTCCGGCATGTCCTTCCCCAACCAGATGGTACCACTTCCGGGACTGCTGCGGGAAATAAGTCATGACATGGGACATGGTTCTGGTCCTATACAAGGTCAATGAGGCTCCTATCAAGGACACACAGGGTGTTTCCCTCCAGTGGGAGCACTTCTGTGTTCTTCTGGCCTTCAGTCGTCCATGTCAGTGAGTTTTCTCTTCTTATAGTTCTGAACGAGGCTGGAGGCTGTGATCTGAGAAGCCTGCCCCTTCTCCCAACACTGGAAGTCGTTCAGTCCTTTCTGTCCTGTTTGAAACAAGCCCCTCTCCATCTCGTCCAGCCTGGCCACCAGTGCCGAAGTGTCTTCATTGTAAGCGTTCTGGGAGGAGTCCATGATGCGGCGAAAGCGTCCAATGAATGTCTGAAGGAGAAGGGAGTGAGAGAGTTCAGATCCGTTCTTACCCCTGAACCTTTtcgttttaaagattttacttctaagtaatctctacaccaagtTCAAGTGGGGCtcgctcgatctcacaaccctgagatcaagagtcgcacgctccaccgactgagccagccaggcgcaccATCCCTGAACACTTAGATGTCACGAAGGGAAAGACTTTGGTGTAGGACTCAGTCGGAAGGAGGTCTGAGGCGCCTTTACCACTCGAGGAAGTTATTTCACGTCACCACGCCTCGATTTCCCTGTCTGTGAAATGGACTGTTAGGAAAATCCAAGGGGTTGTTAGGGAAACCAATGAAGGAACACATGTAGAGCATCTTGCAAATGGCTGGCAAGAGGAAGCTCCTTGAAAAGCATTACGCGTTATTGTTATTAGTGACAAAGGCCATAATAATGTACTGTGACAGGTGCAGGTTTCAACAGAGAAGACTCCTAATCTAATTGAAcgcattttctacttttttcagtCTGAGAGCAGGACAGAGACACATGTGATCTAGGGGTGTCACTCTACCCCAGGGCTCCGAGACCAAGCCATGAGCCCCggcttcagtttcttccactGCCTCATGGTGATGTCACCTTATGTATAAGCAACTTTATAGGACTTCAAAGCAGTgatgggaaaagaaaacatggaactCACTAGCAAAGGGCAGTGTTCCAGTTCAAGAACATGTCCTGGAGACATTGTAAGACAAATGGGTCTTTCTTATTTTTAGCTTTCTGCTCACAAGAGTTTCCTAAGCTCCAACGGTCTATAGTCTGTGTATTGGCTTCTTTATCTGAATGGAGAGCAATGAAGTTTTTCTTAACTACCCACATTAAAAACAGCACCGGTACACGTTAGCCCAAATAAGCCTTGAGCCTGATGGAAAGCATGTGCACGGTCTGGGGAGAATATGTGTCTTCAGCCACCAGTGCTTATAAAGCTAGAAATGAGGGAGTAAAACAGGTAGAAAAGGTGGTTTCTTctcatattaacagaataaaaagttaaaataaggtcatatCGTAAAGGATGGTACTATGTGTATAACACAGTCTTGTCCATGGAACATAACAGTAATAGATACCATTTATGAAATAGCACAACATAATCTCACTGTGGTGCGATAATTTTGGCACTATTATATCTCCACTTAACAGGTGAAAAATTGAGAAGCCTAGAGAGGTCAAGCAGCTTGACCAAATGACACACGTCTTAACCCCAGAGCAAGCAACATGCGCATTCCTGACAGGAGCCCTCAGGCCAGTCCCGGGGCTGGGCTGGTGCATTTGTGTGCCCGTCCCCTGTGCTCAACCATCATCCCTTTCTTATTTCTAGGACTTCCTGTTGGTTCCAACTCTAAACAAGCAAATATGAAGAGCCGCAGACCAATCATTTTTAAGTATGTATAAACCCAGTCTAATTGTCGGCTGATGTGGAAAAACGAATAAACTAATTGTATAAATGATACTCTTCCCTGGGGAACAGTGAAGTCTGCTGGCTGCCACATGGGCTCCTGGCACACGTGCAGGGCCCTAGGTTTTCAGGTCAATCACTTGCCTGCAGGAGAGACTGGGAAATGTCTGCATTCTCTGGACTGTCGAAATGCAGGAGCTGGGAGCCAAACCCATAGAAATGGGGCCCCAGCTTGTGGAGGTCCACCACATTGGCATCAGCACTGAACACCGTCCTCCAACCTTGTTGGTAGATCTTGGGAAGTTCCACAGAAAGGATCCGCCGCTTGTTGTCAAAAAGTCCCTTTGTCAGCCACAAGGGGAGTTCAAGCtttgagccctgcgtcagacaAGAATGCCGGTTTTAACAATAAATCACATAGTAAATGTGTGCGGCAGAAAGGAAATACACACGCCCTGGGCAAATATCAGTGGTGCCTATTCTATTTGGGGGCAGGGCTATCACACGCAGAAGATCTAGTTGTGAGCTGAAAAACTGAAGTTTTATGTCATGATGGAATGGTGAGAGAAATGGATTTATTCAACAAAAGCATAGTACAGAACAAAAATGTGGTATAAAGGGAAAGTTTTCTaactcacataaataaaaacttccaatTGCAGACACTTcagaaatataataaacatttctgctttctttgaatATTCAATATCTATTCCTCATATACACTTATTGggggcctactatgtgctaagaaGCACCACCCTGGGTGCTGGGGGCTATAAGGAAAAACAGGATCAGCTTGAGCTCAGACCACAGCTCCTCTGTATCCCGCTTCAGAGATGGCAGAAAAGATAaatctctctatatttttaaagccttaaCAGAATTGGAAAATATGGTGAGGTAGCCACGACCAACcagaaattaagagaaatatccaaaaaaataaaagtcaaaccTAACTAAGTTGAAAGAGGTAACAACCGCATAGAACTCTCACAGAGCAGAACTGTCACAAAAGGTGGACTCGGCTTTGCAGTGTGTGTGAGCAGAGCTTTTAGCCAacctcccagggctggggagacAAATGTTGAGCTCAAGGCTGCCAAAGCAGCCAGAACATAAGGGAccaagatttgaaaaaaaaaaaaaggacagagagacAATTAAGTCCAATTTCTGTACTAAATATCAAGAGTAATTAGGTaccaactttaaaataaattaaaaaaaaaaaaaatcaaatggaaattccagATCTGGGAAATCCAAGAATTGAACTTTAAGAACTCAAtgcgggggaggggcacctgggtggctcagtcggttaagcatctgactcttgatttcggctcaggtcatgatctcagggtcgtgagactgagccgcccattgggattctctctctccctctgcccctccccacttaaaaaaaagaagaactcaaTAGATTAAGTCACATTTGACTGGCTTACCAGATTTGACACAGATAGAGGGTCATGAATTGAAAGAAGGGTGAATAGAAAATATCCAATTGAAGcatagaaagaaaatacagaaaagagcatGAGAAATCGACTATGGaatatggaagaaaggaaagaaaggaaagaaaggaaagaaagaaagaaagaaatggagtctAACCTGCATGTAATTTGAAGcccagaaagagaggaggaatAGATTGAATAGTATGTGAAAAGACAATGGCCAtggattttccaaaattaaagagATATCACATCACAGACTCTAGGAACATTATGAACACCGAGTaggaaaaatactaataaaaccACAACTCAGCACATCTTACTCAAATTGCTGGAAGATGAAGACCTAGAGAAAATCTCAGAAAGCACTGCTGGTGGGGGTGAGAACACATCTCCTTTACAAAAAGAGCTAAAAGAGTTAAAGCCAACCCCTCAACTGAAATGATGGAAgacacaaaacaatgaaaatggaacaacatcttctatttatttattttttaaaagattttatttatttgagagatagagagcacaag
This region includes:
- the GINS3 gene encoding DNA replication complex GINS protein PSF3, whose amino-acid sequence is MSEAYFRVESGALGPEENFLSLDDILMSHEKLPVRTETPMPRLGAFFLERSGGAETDHAIPQGSKLELPLWLTKGLFDNKRRILSVELPKIYQQGWRTVFSADANVVDLHKLGPHFYGFGSQLLHFDSPENADISQSLLQTFIGRFRRIMDSSQNAYNEDTSALVARLDEMERGLFQTGQKGLNDFQCWEKGQASQITASSLVQNYKKRKLTDMDD